A single Triticum dicoccoides isolate Atlit2015 ecotype Zavitan chromosome 2A, WEW_v2.0, whole genome shotgun sequence DNA region contains:
- the LOC119355071 gene encoding ATP synthase subunit d, mitochondrial-like codes for MSGVKKVTDVAAKAGKAIDWDGLAKMLVSDEARKEFANLRRTFEDVNHQLQTKFSQEPKPIDWEYYKKGIGSKVVDMYKEAYDSIEIPKYVDTVTPEYKPKFDALLIEMKEAEKTSLKESERIEKEIAELKELKKKISTMTADEYFAKHPELKKKFDDEIRNDYWGY; via the exons ATGAGCGGGGTGAAGAAGGTGACGGACGTCGCGGCCAAGGCCGGGAAGGCGATCGATTGGGACGGCCTGGCGAAGATGCTCGTCTCCGACGAGGCCCGAAAGGAGTTTGCCAACCTCCGCCGCACCTTCGAGGACGTCAACCACCAGCTCCAGACCAAGTTCTCCCAG GAACCAAAGCCAATTGACTGGGAATACTACAAAAAAGGAATTGGATCGAAAGTTGTGGATATGTACAAGGAGGCTTATGATA GCATTGAGATCCCAAAGTATGTTGACACTGTCACTCCTGAGTATAAGCCAAAGTTTGATGCTCTG TTAATCGAAATGAAGGAAGCAGAGAAGACATCTCTGAAGGAATCAGAGAGGATAGAGAAGGAGATTgctgaattgaaagagttgaag AAAAAGATCAGCACAATGACAGCAGACGAGTACTTTGCGAAGCACCCTGAACTCAAGAAGAAGTTTGATGATGAGATCCGTAACGATTACTGGGGATACTAG